A single Bacillota bacterium DNA region contains:
- a CDS encoding NTP transferase domain-containing protein produces LREYDPAVYEALIDINGKPMVRYVVEALKGARGIRDIAVVGPKQALEDALSGLEVRVVERGDSILANLRRGVETLDPQGNVLIVTADVPLITGEAIDDFLHRCTEKPAEVWYSIIRKETNEAKFPGMKRTYQRLVDGTFTGGNIALLNPKAIGAYEYLMEKAIAMRKRPWLLGSVLGFKCIVKFLLGRLAVRDVEERFERLVGIRGVGIESSYPEIALDVDKPSDLELVRSLLGGTREQD; encoded by the coding sequence CTCCGGGAATATGACCCTGCAGTGTATGAGGCTCTGATTGACATAAATGGAAAACCGATGGTCCGATATGTGGTAGAGGCACTGAAAGGAGCCCGAGGCATCCGTGATATAGCTGTAGTAGGGCCGAAGCAGGCGCTGGAGGATGCGCTTTCGGGCCTCGAGGTTAGAGTTGTAGAGCGAGGGGACTCGATTCTTGCGAACCTCCGGAGGGGGGTGGAGACTCTAGATCCTCAGGGAAATGTGCTGATAGTGACTGCTGATGTGCCTCTCATCACTGGTGAAGCCATAGATGACTTTCTCCACAGGTGCACCGAGAAGCCAGCGGAAGTATGGTATTCTATAATACGGAAGGAAACAAATGAGGCGAAGTTCCCCGGGATGAAGAGGACTTATCAAAGGCTTGTAGACGGTACCTTCACGGGTGGTAACATCGCCCTTTTGAACCCCAAGGCGATCGGTGCCTATGAATACCTGATGGAAAAGGCCATTGCCATGCGGAAGAGGCCCTGGCTTCTGGGTAGTGTCCTCGGCTTCAAGTGCATAGTGAAGTTTCTCTTGGGCAGGCTTGCCGTCCGCGATGTGGAGGAGAGGTTTGAGAGGCTCGTGGGCATAAGAGGTGTTGGCATTGAGTCGTCCTACCCGGAAATTGCGTTGGACGTAGATAAGCCGAGCGACCTAGAGCTCGTGAGGTCTCTTCTTGGCGGAACGCGCGAGCAGGATTAG